Proteins encoded in a region of the Bactrocera tryoni isolate S06 chromosome 4, CSIRO_BtryS06_freeze2, whole genome shotgun sequence genome:
- the LOC120775265 gene encoding apoptosis-inducing factor 3-like isoform X7: MSGTYQSTTQDNMSEYTSAVEVCNIEDLKDNEMKAFNFDEDTKVLVVKQDGEITAIGNKCPHYGAPLHTGALGHGRVRCPWHGATFNTRTGDIEDFPGLDALPCFMVRVENDGKIKLRAKRTDLEKNKRLKDMVKRDKSNQQCVVVIGGGPAAATCVEALRQEGFSGRIVMLCREPYLPYDRIKLSKGLGIPINTLEYRNADFYAQYGIETLIGVEATKVDTVAKTVQCSNDESIKYDQLFIATGLSARKPPVPGVDLKNVFTLRDYEDSKAILAAVTPETNVVCVGGSFIAMEVAAALVNKAKSVTVIFTSDYPFALFGDAVGKLFYDLYREKGIIMKNQSQLSELYGNAEGFVNQVELNNGNKFDCDVVVLGTGSVYNTGFLENSGIHVNRNGSINTDMHLMTNVIDVYAGGDIANAPVFANANQRESVSHIQLAQYHGRVAGLNIAGNIQDLRAVPFFFSLIFGKGMRYAGHGHFSDVLIKGDLENFKFVAYYLDNYGNVVAVLTIGHDPVVAQFAELLSQGKRLHRSHIENGGNHLNWTHWLDEKKSRTPCEC, from the exons ATGTCTG GCACCTATCAGTCTACAACCCAAGACAACATGTCGGAATACACGAGCGCTGTAGAGGTCTGCAACATCGAAGATCTGAAGGATAATGAAATGAAAGCGTTCAACTTCGATGAAGACACTAAAGTGTTGGTGGTAAAGCAGGACGGTGAGATAACAGCGATTGGTAATAAGTGTCCGCATTATGGCGCACCCTTGCATACCGGCGCTTTGGGTCATGGACGCGTACGTTGCCCTTGGCATGGCGCCACTTTCAATACGCGCACCGGCGATATTGAAGACTTTCCGGGCTTGGACGCGTTGCCCTGTTTTATGGTGCGCGTGGAAAATGATGGTAAAATAAAGCTGCGTGCTAAGCGCACGGACTTGGAGAAGAACAAGCGCCTCAAGGATATGGTGAAGCGCGATAAGTCTAACCAGCAATGCGTCGTCGTTATTGGTGGTGGGCCAGCAGCTGCCACGTGCGTGGAGGCCTTGCGCCAAGAGGGCTTTAGCGGACGCATCGTTATGTTGTGTCGCGAACCGTATTTGCCTTATGATCGCATAAAGCTCTCCAAAGGCCTAGGAATACCCATTAAtacgttggaatatcggaatgCGGACTTCTATGCACAATACGGCATTGAGACGCTAATTGGTGTAGAAGCGACTAAGGTTGATACCGTGGCGAAAACTGTGCAATGCTCCAATGACGAATCGATCAAATATGATCAACTCTTTATCGCTACCGGTTTGAGTGCCAGAAAACCGCCTGTACCGGGAGTCGATTTGAAAAACGTCTTCACATTGCGTGACTATGAAGACTCAAAGGCAATATTGGCAGCAGTAACACCGGAGACAAATGTGGTCTGCGTGGGTGGAAGCTTTATTGCAATGGAAGTGGCTGCAGCGCTGGTCAACAAAGCAAAGTCG GTCACTGTGATATTTACTAGTGATTATCCATTTGCCTTATTCGGCGATGCCGTCGGAAAACTTTTCTACGATCTGTATCGTGAAAAAGGTATCATAATGAAAAATCAAAGTCAACTCTCCGAATTGTACGGTAATGCCGAAGGTTTTGTGAACCAAGTAGAACTAAATAACGGTAACAAATTTGATTGCGATGTCGTCGTTCTGGGCACTGGTTCGGTTTATAATACTGGTTTCTTGGAAAACTCCGGTATTCATGTAAATCGCAATGGTTCCATCAACACCGACATGCATCTGATGACAAATGTGATTGATGTCTATGCCGGCGGTGACATTGCCAATGCACCAGTTTTTGCGAATGCGAATCAACGCGAAAGCGTTAGTCACATACAATTGGCACAATATCATGGACGTGTGGCGGGACTCAATATTGCCGGCAACATTCAGGATCTACGCGCAGTGCCCTTCTTCTTCTCACTTATTTTCGGTAAGGGAATGCGTTATGCTGGACATGGTCACTTTTCCGACGTGCTGATTAAGGGTGATTTGGAGAACTTCAAGTTCGTTGCTTACTATCTTGATAACTATGGTAATGTGGTGGCAGTTCTGACAATTGGTCACGATCCGGTAGTGGCGCAATTCGCCGAGCTGCTTAGCCAGGGCAAGCGTTTGCATCGCTCACATATCGAGAACGGTGGAAATCACTTGAACTGGACGCATTGGTTGGATGAGAAAAAGTCGCGGACACCCTGTGAATGCTGA
- the LOC120775265 gene encoding apoptosis-inducing factor 3-like isoform X8, whose product MSEYTSAVEVCNIEDLKDNEMKAFNFDEDTKVLVVKQDGEITAIGNKCPHYGAPLHTGALGHGRVRCPWHGATFNTRTGDIEDFPGLDALPCFMVRVENDGKIKLRAKRTDLEKNKRLKDMVKRDKSNQQCVVVIGGGPAAATCVEALRQEGFSGRIVMLCREPYLPYDRIKLSKGLGIPINTLEYRNADFYAQYGIETLIGVEATKVDTVAKTVQCSNDESIKYDQLFIATGLSARKPPVPGVDLKNVFTLRDYEDSKAILAAVTPETNVVCVGGSFIAMEVAAALVNKAKSVTVIFTSDYPFALFGDAVGKLFYDLYREKGIIMKNQSQLSELYGNAEGFVNQVELNNGNKFDCDVVVLGTGSVYNTGFLENSGIHVNRNGSINTDMHLMTNVIDVYAGGDIANAPVFANANQRESVSHIQLAQYHGRVAGLNIAGNIQDLRAVPFFFSLIFGKGMRYAGHGHFSDVLIKGDLENFKFVAYYLDNYGNVVAVLTIGHDPVVAQFAELLSQGKRLHRSHIENGGNHLNWTHWLDEKKSRTPCEC is encoded by the exons ATGTCGGAATACACGAGCGCTGTAGAGGTCTGCAACATCGAAGATCTGAAGGATAATGAAATGAAAGCGTTCAACTTCGATGAAGACACTAAAGTGTTGGTGGTAAAGCAGGACGGTGAGATAACAGCGATTGGTAATAAGTGTCCGCATTATGGCGCACCCTTGCATACCGGCGCTTTGGGTCATGGACGCGTACGTTGCCCTTGGCATGGCGCCACTTTCAATACGCGCACCGGCGATATTGAAGACTTTCCGGGCTTGGACGCGTTGCCCTGTTTTATGGTGCGCGTGGAAAATGATGGTAAAATAAAGCTGCGTGCTAAGCGCACGGACTTGGAGAAGAACAAGCGCCTCAAGGATATGGTGAAGCGCGATAAGTCTAACCAGCAATGCGTCGTCGTTATTGGTGGTGGGCCAGCAGCTGCCACGTGCGTGGAGGCCTTGCGCCAAGAGGGCTTTAGCGGACGCATCGTTATGTTGTGTCGCGAACCGTATTTGCCTTATGATCGCATAAAGCTCTCCAAAGGCCTAGGAATACCCATTAAtacgttggaatatcggaatgCGGACTTCTATGCACAATACGGCATTGAGACGCTAATTGGTGTAGAAGCGACTAAGGTTGATACCGTGGCGAAAACTGTGCAATGCTCCAATGACGAATCGATCAAATATGATCAACTCTTTATCGCTACCGGTTTGAGTGCCAGAAAACCGCCTGTACCGGGAGTCGATTTGAAAAACGTCTTCACATTGCGTGACTATGAAGACTCAAAGGCAATATTGGCAGCAGTAACACCGGAGACAAATGTGGTCTGCGTGGGTGGAAGCTTTATTGCAATGGAAGTGGCTGCAGCGCTGGTCAACAAAGCAAAGTCG GTCACTGTGATATTTACTAGTGATTATCCATTTGCCTTATTCGGCGATGCCGTCGGAAAACTTTTCTACGATCTGTATCGTGAAAAAGGTATCATAATGAAAAATCAAAGTCAACTCTCCGAATTGTACGGTAATGCCGAAGGTTTTGTGAACCAAGTAGAACTAAATAACGGTAACAAATTTGATTGCGATGTCGTCGTTCTGGGCACTGGTTCGGTTTATAATACTGGTTTCTTGGAAAACTCCGGTATTCATGTAAATCGCAATGGTTCCATCAACACCGACATGCATCTGATGACAAATGTGATTGATGTCTATGCCGGCGGTGACATTGCCAATGCACCAGTTTTTGCGAATGCGAATCAACGCGAAAGCGTTAGTCACATACAATTGGCACAATATCATGGACGTGTGGCGGGACTCAATATTGCCGGCAACATTCAGGATCTACGCGCAGTGCCCTTCTTCTTCTCACTTATTTTCGGTAAGGGAATGCGTTATGCTGGACATGGTCACTTTTCCGACGTGCTGATTAAGGGTGATTTGGAGAACTTCAAGTTCGTTGCTTACTATCTTGATAACTATGGTAATGTGGTGGCAGTTCTGACAATTGGTCACGATCCGGTAGTGGCGCAATTCGCCGAGCTGCTTAGCCAGGGCAAGCGTTTGCATCGCTCACATATCGAGAACGGTGGAAATCACTTGAACTGGACGCATTGGTTGGATGAGAAAAAGTCGCGGACACCCTGTGAATGCTGA